The Triticum aestivum cultivar Chinese Spring chromosome 7B, IWGSC CS RefSeq v2.1, whole genome shotgun sequence genome window below encodes:
- the LOC123155462 gene encoding ultraviolet-B receptor UVR8 — translation MAPPSRPVAVLAWGSGEDGQLGMGRCDEKDWARCIGALDAYAVSAVVAGSRNSLAICNDGSLFTWGWNQRGTLGHPPETKTESSPAHVDALIGVKIVQAAIGGWHCLAVDDKGRAYAWGGNEYGQCGEEPERKEDGTRALRRDIPIPQRCALKLKVRQVAAGGTHSVVLTQEGHVWTWGQPWPPGDIKKISTPVRVQGLEQVSMIAVGAFHNLALSVDGILWAWGNNEYGQLGIGDTQPRSQPIRVEGLSNLSLVDIAAGGWHSAALTKEGEVYAWGRGEHGRLGFGDDKSSHMVPLKVQLLAGEDIVQVSCGGTHSVVLTSDGRMFSYGRGDHGRLGDGRKVTTGHPMEVPINLPPPKTSTSSEGLWQANYVACGGRHTLAIVTWTDM, via the exons aTGGCGCCGCCTTCCCGCCCCGTAGCCGTCCTCGCATG GGGTTCGGGGGAAGACGGGCAGCTGGGCATGGGCCGATGCGACGAGAAGGACTGGGCCCGCTGCATCGGCGCTCTGGATGCGTACGCCGTCTCCGCCGTCGTAGCCGGCAGCCGCAACTCCCTCGCCATATGCAACGACGGCAGC CTCTTCACTTGGGGGTGGAATCAGCGGGGAACGCTCGGGCACCCGCCGGAGACCAAGACAGAGAGCTCCCCGGCGCATGTCGACGCCCTCATCGGGGTCAAGATCGTGCAG GCAGCGATCGGCGGGTGGCATTGCCTCGCGGTGGACGACAAGGGGCGGGCTTACGCTTGGG GGGGCAACGAATATGGACAGTGCGGGGAGGAGCCTGAGAGGAAGGAAGATGGCACAAGGGCACTCAGGAGGGACATCCCCATCCCACAGCGATGCGCTCTCAAGCTCAAAGTTCGGCAA GTAGCTGCGGGGGGGACTCACTCAGTGGTTTTGACACAAGAAGGCCATGTCTGGACATGGGGACAACCGTGGCCTCCGGGTGATAT CAAAAAAATATCTACGCCAGTACGTGTGCAAGGGCTTGAACAAGTGAGCATGATTGCTGTAGGGGCATTCCATAATTTGGCACTGTCAGTAGACGGAATCTTGTGGGCATGGGGTAATAATGAATATGGCCAGCTGGGGATTGGAGATACCCAACCGAGATCACAACCTATCCGTGTTGAAGGGCTATCTAACCTCTCATTG GTTGACATTGCTGCTGGAGGTTGGCATTCAGCCGCATTAACTAAAGAAGGAGAG GTATATGCTTGGGGAAGAGGAGAACATGGGAGGCTCGGCTTTGGGGATGATAAGAGCAGTCACATGGTGCCGCTAAAGGTTCAGCTTCTAGCTGGCGAGGATATTGTTCAG GTATCATGTGGAGGGACCCATTCAGTTGTGCTAACCAGTGATGGCCGAATGTTCTCT TATGGGAGGGGCGATCATGGCCGTCTAGGCGACGGTAGGAAGGTGACTACGGGTCACCCAATGGAAGTGCCCATAAACTTGCCGCCACCAAAGACCAGCACCAGCTCCGAAGGGCTATGGCAAGCGAACTACGTTGCCTGTGGCGGACGACACACACTCGCCATCGTGACATGGACCGATATGTAA